One part of the Phragmites australis chromosome 3, lpPhrAust1.1, whole genome shotgun sequence genome encodes these proteins:
- the LOC133912514 gene encoding uncharacterized protein LOC133912514, translating into MAAVQPHVAPRRHHPPPPPPSPQPPAPALSPSLAIVARPQLRCKRSHAADVARSRKEGVAGSCFPCPSEPLLIDLDSGSDDEEDGCGSCVDGGERGEGQDDDEQGSGSVAAWWSQESSLRRCFLLAKRSRTAEDDRAGGEDPKVAAVRRQEEDRKFWEACLASGYP; encoded by the coding sequence ATGGCCGCCGTGCAGCCGCACGTAGCCCCTCGCCGGCAtcatcctcctccgcctccgccttcgCCTCAGCCACCAGCTCCAGCGCTGTCGCCGTCACTGGCGATTGTTGCGCGGCCGCAGCTTCGGTGCAAGAGGAGCCACGCCGCCGACGTCGCCCGCAGCAGGAAGGAGGGCGTGGCGGGCTCGTGCTTTCCCTGCCCGTCGGAGCCGTTGCTGATCGACCTCGACAGCGGCAGCGACGATGAGGAGGACGGGTGCGGCAGCTGCGTAGACGGCGGCGAGCGCGGTGAAGGACAGGATGACGATGAGCAGGGGAGCGGGAGCGTCGCCGCCTGGTGGAGCCAAGAGAGCAGCCTCCGCCGTTGCTTCCTTTTGGCGAAACGGAGCAGGACAGCGGAGGACGACCGTGCCGGCGGCGAGGACCCTAAGGTGGCGGCGGTGAGGCGGCAGGAGGAGGACCGCAAGTTCTGGGAGGCGTGCCTGGCCTCAGGCTACCCTTGA
- the LOC133912515 gene encoding uncharacterized protein LOC133912515, with product MGKSAGDPPDSAGGGSGGGGDGEEPGEGGRGRRRRWRCAVAVLLGAAVVLSALFWLPPFSARRRREEEARLYRWGLADVVASFRLQRMISELNDNKSKLEYDIFEEIGISNSAVSVISLDPISESNWSTVTFGVWPYPSNSTISPTELSILRSSLVSLVIQQSVLHLTPSLFGNSTSFEILRFPGGITIIPPQNAFVPQKPDGLFNFSLNFPIDLVQDKLSELKAQMKSGLFLNDREILYVTLTNLYGSTVAPPTVVQTSVLLAVGADNKPPSLQRLKQLAQRLRDSSSGNLGLNHTVFGRVKQISLSSYLQHSLNNAGNAHSPSPAPQPYNQPHSTHQNQNHDHHHHHQIHHHYHHHDHSYQSLQHLTPAPAPLHSAPTFLSCDSTCTHKKEHSTAEHHSSPHGSPPLLPPIAPVASPNSYEASGPYVDPPLFHPRIPSSPLPAVFFHAMPPGMGTSKPANKFSSISPASSISFAPSLSSDWWVITSLLYLPMQLL from the exons ATGGGGAAGTCGGCGGGGGACCCGCCGGACTCGGCTGGAGGaggcagcggaggaggaggagacggggAGGAGCCGGGCGAAGGGggccgcgggcggcggcggcggtggcgctgcGCCGTGGCGGTGCTGCTCGGCGCGGCCGTGGTGCTGTCGGCGCTGTTCTGGCTGCCGCCATTctcggcgcggcggcggagggaggaggaggcacgcCTGTACCGGTGGGGCTTAG CTGATGTGGTTGCAAGCTTCAGGCTGCAAAGGATGATTTCCGAGCTTAATGACAATAAATCAAAACTTGAGTATGATATTTTTGAAGAGATAGGCATCAGCAATTCTGCG GTGTCTGTAATTTCCTTGGATCCAATCAGTGAATCAAACTGGAGTACTGTAACTTTTGGAGTTTGGCCTTACCCTAGTAATTCCACCATATCACCAACAGAGTTAAGCATATTGCGGTCATCTTTGGTGTCCTTGGTTATACAGCAGTCTGTCCTCCATTTGACACCATCGCTGTTTGGGAATTCTACTTCTTTTGAGATCTTGAGGTTTCCTGGTGGCATAACGATTATACCTCCACAAAATGCTTTTGTTCCTCAGAAGCCTGATGGCTTATTTAATTTCTCGTTGAACTTTCCCATCGACTTGGTACAAGACAAACTGAGCGAATTGAAGGCCCAGATGAAATCCGGGTTATTTCTTAATGATCGTGAG ATCCTATATGTCACATTGACAAATCTGTATGGTTCAACAGTTGCACCTCCTACTGTTGTTCAAACATCCGTTCTCCTGGCTGTTGGGGCAGATAACAAACCGCCATCCTTGCAAAGATTGAAACAGTTGGCTCAAAGATTGAGAGATTCTTCTTCAGGAAACTTGGGTTTGAACCACACTGTATTTGGCAGAGTTAAGCAGATTAGCCTGTCCTCTTATCTTCAGCATTCACTGAACAACGCAGGCAATGCTCATTCCCCAAGTCCAGCTCCTCAACCCTATAATCAACCTCACTCAACCCACCAGAATCAAAATCATGACCACCACCATCATCACCAAATTCAccaccactaccaccaccaTGACCATAGTTATCAGAGTTTGCAGCATTTGAcccctgctcctgctcctctgCACAGCGCGCCGACTTTTCTGAGTTGTGATTCTACCTGTACGCACAAGAAAGAACACAGCACTGCTGAGCACCATTCATCTCCCCACGGGAGTCCTCCTCTACTACCCCCTATCGCACCTGTAGCTTCTCCAAATAGTTATGAAGCTTCAGGTCCATATGTAGATCCACCATTATTTCATCCAAGGATTCCATCATCTCCACTTCCTGCTGTGTTTTTTCATGCAATGCCACCGGGTATGGGAACCTCCAAGCCTGCCAACAAGTTCTCATCAATATCACCTGCGTCATCTATCT CGTTTGCCCCCAGCTTATCTTCCGACTGGTGGGTCATTACATCACTTCTATATCTGCCCATGCAACTATTGTAG